From the Flavimarina sp. Hel_I_48 genome, one window contains:
- the metH gene encoding methionine synthase has translation MHEATPRYLRLSGLEPLIVTPETNFINVGERTNVAGSRMFLRLIKEEKFDEALAVARHQVEGGAQVIDINMDDGLIDGKESMVRFLNLIAAEPDIARVPIMIDSSKWEIIEAGLQVVQGKSVVNSISLKEGEKEFIDHAKKIRRYGAAVIVMAFDEVGQADNFDRRIEIAKRSYDILVNTVKFPPEDIIFDLNIFPVATGMDEHNRNAMDFIEATAWVRQNLPYASVSGGVSNVSFSFRGNDKVREAMHSVFLYHAIKAGMNMGIVNPTMLEVYDDIPKELLEHVEDVILNRRDDATERLLELAETVKGKNKEKEVDLSWREEPLQDRVTRALVKGIDQYILEDVEEARLASAAPIEVIEGHLMIGMNVVGDLFGSGKMFLPQVVKSARVMKKAVAYLLPYIEEEKLKNPPKEDEVVKSNKILMATVKGDVHDIGKNIVSVVLACNNYEIIDLGVMVPPEKIIASAKEHNVDVIGLSGLITPSLDEMVYLAKEMKRQNFTVPLLIGGATTSKAHTAVKIDPEYQHAVIHVNDASRAVTVVGDLLNPASSTKYIAGIKEDYLDFRDKFLSRGRKKEYLSIDKARKNKWLLNWEESKLVKPNKPGIQIIEDFDIRKLVEYIDWSPFFRSWDLHGHYPEILEDEIVGAQARELFADAKVILEKILDEKLISAKAIFGLFEANMVNDDDIEVYFEGDNTRQAETFIFRTLRQQSKKAEGRPNIALSDFIAPKEHGKKDYIGCFCVSTGFGAEEWAQKYRDELDDYNSIMVKALADRFAEAFAEFLHKKVRKEDWGYAADENLDNNDLIKENYRGIRPAPGYPACPDHLEKLTIWDLLQVKEKIGVELTESLAMWPAASVSGYYFGNPEARYFGLGKIKEDQVADFANRKNIEYAMAEKWLNPNIADD, from the coding sequence ATGCACGAAGCAACACCTAGATATCTTAGATTGAGCGGTCTTGAACCCTTGATCGTAACACCGGAAACTAATTTCATAAACGTAGGGGAACGCACAAACGTGGCAGGCTCCCGCATGTTCCTACGTTTAATAAAGGAAGAAAAATTCGATGAGGCACTTGCCGTTGCCCGCCATCAGGTAGAAGGGGGCGCGCAGGTAATTGATATAAATATGGACGATGGCCTTATAGATGGTAAAGAATCTATGGTCAGGTTCTTAAACCTAATTGCCGCCGAACCAGATATTGCCCGCGTACCTATCATGATAGACAGTTCAAAATGGGAAATTATCGAGGCAGGACTCCAGGTGGTTCAGGGCAAGTCTGTGGTAAACAGTATCAGTCTAAAGGAAGGTGAAAAAGAGTTTATAGACCACGCAAAAAAAATAAGGCGATACGGTGCAGCCGTAATTGTCATGGCTTTTGACGAGGTGGGGCAGGCAGATAATTTTGACAGGCGGATTGAAATTGCGAAGCGCAGCTATGATATATTGGTAAATACGGTCAAATTTCCGCCAGAGGATATCATTTTTGACCTGAATATTTTTCCGGTAGCTACTGGTATGGATGAGCACAACCGCAATGCAATGGACTTTATTGAGGCTACTGCATGGGTGCGTCAAAATCTGCCATATGCCAGTGTAAGTGGTGGGGTGAGCAATGTTTCTTTCAGTTTTAGGGGAAATGATAAAGTGCGCGAGGCGATGCATTCTGTATTTCTCTACCACGCCATAAAAGCAGGTATGAACATGGGGATTGTAAACCCAACCATGCTAGAGGTTTACGATGATATCCCAAAGGAATTATTAGAACACGTTGAGGACGTGATCCTTAATCGCCGCGACGATGCCACAGAACGTTTGCTTGAACTGGCAGAAACCGTAAAAGGAAAAAATAAGGAAAAGGAAGTTGATCTTTCCTGGAGGGAAGAGCCTCTTCAGGATCGGGTTACACGGGCGCTGGTTAAGGGTATTGATCAATATATCCTGGAAGATGTTGAAGAGGCACGTTTGGCATCGGCAGCGCCTATTGAAGTGATAGAAGGTCATTTAATGATTGGGATGAATGTGGTGGGCGACCTTTTTGGCAGTGGAAAAATGTTTTTGCCGCAGGTGGTAAAAAGTGCCCGGGTGATGAAAAAAGCTGTAGCGTACCTGCTTCCTTATATTGAAGAGGAAAAATTGAAAAATCCACCTAAAGAAGATGAAGTCGTAAAATCAAACAAAATTTTAATGGCCACCGTTAAGGGCGACGTTCATGACATTGGTAAAAATATTGTAAGTGTGGTACTGGCGTGTAATAATTATGAGATCATAGATCTTGGCGTTATGGTTCCTCCAGAAAAGATCATTGCTTCTGCTAAAGAACATAATGTGGACGTTATAGGCCTTAGCGGACTCATTACTCCATCGCTTGATGAAATGGTTTATTTGGCCAAGGAAATGAAACGCCAGAATTTTACGGTGCCGCTTCTAATTGGCGGTGCAACTACCAGTAAGGCACACACCGCGGTAAAAATTGATCCAGAATATCAGCATGCGGTGATTCATGTAAATGATGCATCACGTGCGGTGACCGTTGTGGGCGATTTGCTCAATCCTGCATCATCTACTAAATATATAGCGGGGATTAAAGAAGATTACCTTGATTTCAGGGATAAATTCTTGAGCCGTGGGCGTAAAAAGGAATACTTGAGTATTGATAAAGCCAGAAAGAACAAATGGTTGCTCAATTGGGAAGAAAGTAAACTTGTCAAGCCAAATAAACCAGGCATCCAGATCATTGAGGATTTTGATATACGTAAGCTGGTAGAATACATAGATTGGTCTCCATTTTTTAGGAGTTGGGACCTTCATGGCCACTATCCGGAAATCTTGGAAGATGAAATTGTGGGTGCTCAGGCCAGGGAACTCTTTGCTGACGCAAAAGTTATTTTGGAGAAAATTTTGGACGAAAAATTGATTTCCGCGAAGGCGATTTTTGGTCTCTTTGAAGCAAATATGGTCAATGATGACGATATAGAAGTATATTTTGAAGGTGATAACACGCGGCAGGCCGAAACTTTTATCTTCAGGACCCTTCGCCAGCAAAGCAAAAAAGCCGAGGGCCGGCCTAATATTGCCCTATCTGATTTTATCGCTCCAAAAGAACATGGAAAGAAAGATTATATAGGTTGTTTTTGCGTAAGTACCGGTTTTGGCGCTGAAGAATGGGCGCAAAAATACCGTGATGAACTGGACGATTACAATAGTATAATGGTAAAGGCGCTGGCAGATCGTTTTGCTGAGGCATTCGCCGAATTTTTGCACAAAAAAGTACGAAAAGAGGACTGGGGCTATGCCGCAGATGAAAATCTGGACAATAATGATCTGATAAAAGAAAATTACCGTGGCATTCGCCCTGCGCCGGGATATCCCGCCTGTCCTGACCATTTAGAAAAGTTGACCATCTGGGATCTGCTTCAGGTAAAAGAAAAAATAGGTGTAGAACTTACCGAAAGTCTGGCGATGTGGCCGGCCGCATCAGTGAGTGGTTATTACTTTGGGAATCCGGAGGCGCGTTATTTTGGTCTTGGAAAAATCAAAGAAGATCAGGTAGCAGACTTTGCAAACCGAAAAAATATAGAATACGCAATGGCCGAAAAGTGGCTCAACCCCAATATAGCAGACGATTGA
- the metF gene encoding methylenetetrahydrofolate reductase [NAD(P)H]: MKVTEHIEQAQGKTLFSFEIIPPKKGSSIQELYDNIDPLMEFNPPFIDVTTSREEYIYIEREGLLEKKITRMRPGTLGICAAIAHKYNVDTVPHVLCGGFTKEETEYLMVDCHYLGLDNVMALRGDAMKEQQYFEPTKGGHNYAVGLVEQLRDMNCGQYLNDRVESKNCADFCIGVAGYPEKHLEAPSIKNDLRRLKEKIDAGAHYVVTQMFFDNQKYFEFVEMARAEGINVPIIPGIKPLAVERHLQLLPQVFNLDLPQALIEAVEGCKNNKEVREVGIEFCIQQSKELMEFGVPVLHYYSMGKSDNIKAIASALF, from the coding sequence ATGAAAGTAACGGAACATATTGAGCAGGCACAAGGAAAAACCTTGTTTTCATTTGAAATTATACCTCCTAAAAAGGGGAGCAGTATTCAGGAATTGTACGATAATATAGATCCCTTGATGGAGTTCAACCCTCCTTTTATAGACGTAACCACTTCGCGGGAAGAATATATCTATATAGAGCGCGAAGGCCTGCTGGAAAAGAAAATAACACGTATGCGCCCCGGTACGCTGGGAATCTGTGCGGCAATTGCGCATAAATACAATGTGGATACCGTGCCACACGTGCTTTGCGGCGGTTTTACAAAAGAAGAGACCGAATATCTTATGGTAGATTGCCATTATCTTGGGCTTGACAATGTGATGGCACTTCGTGGAGACGCCATGAAAGAGCAACAATACTTTGAGCCCACAAAAGGTGGCCACAATTATGCAGTGGGACTTGTGGAGCAACTGCGGGATATGAACTGTGGGCAGTACCTTAATGACCGGGTAGAGTCTAAGAATTGTGCCGATTTCTGTATAGGTGTCGCGGGTTATCCAGAAAAACACCTGGAAGCCCCTTCCATTAAAAATGATCTTAGGAGACTAAAAGAAAAAATAGATGCGGGCGCACATTATGTGGTGACCCAGATGTTTTTTGACAACCAAAAGTATTTTGAATTTGTGGAAATGGCGCGCGCAGAAGGTATTAACGTGCCCATAATCCCTGGTATAAAACCGCTTGCGGTAGAGCGGCATTTGCAATTGCTCCCACAGGTTTTTAACCTTGATCTCCCACAGGCGCTTATAGAAGCAGTTGAAGGTTGTAAAAACAATAAGGAGGTTCGGGAAGTGGGCATTGAGTTCTGTATACAACAGTCTAAGGAGCTAATGGAATTTGGTGTGCCCGTACTGCATTATTATTCTATGGGAAAAAGCGACAATATTAAAGCGATCGCTTCGGCACTTTTTTAG
- a CDS encoding acyloxyacyl hydrolase translates to MNFKLVIALFWGSLVFAQVEERKPYSLDANFFYGTILEHNAEIADLITAHPTGFILSYNRKTYGFNAWEARYNYPDYGASFVFQDLKNKALGQNYGVYGHFNFYFLNRRLMARVGQGVAFASNPFDLEKNFRNTAYGSKFLSSTYLMLNYQKPNIIGKIGLQAGLSLVHYSNANIKAPNASTNTFALNLGLNYQLAESELPAYIPQEKTRFQESVHFNLVLRSGANESDYVGLGQEPFLVVSSFVDKRINQKSTLQAGMDFFFSKFLKNEIEYKALAFPEFDVRGDEDWKRIGFFAGHELRFNKVAFVTQVGYYVYYPYDFEGRVYFRGGLKRYLTEKIFLSATLKSHYAKAEAVEFGLGIRL, encoded by the coding sequence ATGAATTTTAAGTTGGTAATCGCCTTATTCTGGGGCTCTCTTGTATTTGCTCAGGTTGAAGAACGCAAACCCTATAGCCTGGATGCAAACTTTTTTTATGGCACCATCCTGGAACATAATGCTGAGATCGCAGATCTGATCACTGCCCATCCCACCGGATTCATTTTGAGCTACAACCGCAAAACCTATGGTTTTAATGCCTGGGAAGCGCGTTATAATTATCCAGATTATGGAGCTTCATTTGTTTTTCAGGACCTAAAAAATAAGGCCTTAGGACAGAATTATGGAGTCTACGGTCATTTTAATTTCTATTTTTTAAATAGACGCCTTATGGCTCGTGTAGGGCAGGGAGTTGCTTTTGCAAGCAATCCTTTTGATCTGGAGAAGAACTTTAGGAATACCGCATATGGCAGCAAATTTCTTAGTTCTACCTATTTAATGCTGAATTATCAAAAGCCCAATATCATCGGAAAAATTGGGCTTCAGGCCGGTTTGTCGCTGGTTCATTATTCTAATGCGAACATCAAGGCTCCCAATGCAAGTACTAACACTTTTGCCCTTAATCTAGGGCTTAATTACCAACTAGCGGAAAGTGAACTACCAGCCTATATTCCGCAGGAAAAAACGCGTTTTCAGGAATCAGTGCATTTTAATCTTGTTTTGCGAAGTGGCGCTAACGAAAGCGATTATGTAGGTTTGGGTCAGGAGCCTTTTCTTGTAGTGTCTTCGTTTGTGGACAAGCGCATCAATCAAAAAAGCACCCTGCAGGCGGGAATGGATTTTTTCTTTTCAAAATTTTTAAAGAACGAGATTGAATACAAAGCATTGGCCTTTCCAGAATTTGACGTGCGCGGTGATGAAGACTGGAAGCGTATAGGTTTTTTTGCCGGTCACGAGCTGCGTTTTAACAAAGTCGCATTTGTGACCCAGGTGGGCTATTATGTTTATTATCCTTACGACTTTGAAGGTCGTGTATATTTTAGGGGCGGTCTGAAGCGTTACCTCACCGAAAAAATATTCTTATCTGCGACCTTAAAGTCCCATTATGCCAAAGCTGAAGCTGTTGAATTTGGTCTGGGAATTCGCCTCTAA